Proteins encoded in a region of the Cuculus canorus isolate bCucCan1 unplaced genomic scaffold, bCucCan1.pri scaffold_93_arrow_ctg1, whole genome shotgun sequence genome:
- the LOC128850837 gene encoding LOW QUALITY PROTEIN: forkhead box protein J1-B-like (The sequence of the model RefSeq protein was modified relative to this genomic sequence to represent the inferred CDS: deleted 1 base in 1 codon), with protein MTAQKQTQPDLTYPGRTAEGRLSHEQAGKDRGQEGIVRDSPDMDDSLPNLTWLLDFSITSASMGNSSCCPSGPDPHTCQGMPSSAVPCSPLGTDPACVETPHTPCVPVSSSTSKMENHIVSMHPQLMEGIDYKNNPFVKPPYSYATLICMAMEASEEPHITLSAIYKWIMDNFCYFRQADPGWQSSIRQNLSSNKCFIKVPREKGKPGRGGFWKLDPQYADRLKSGAFKKQRMRPVQIHPASTEKAQQEAQRGASLATSGCASKKVFSVSMESQQLLEEFEEFIKNQNHNPVDVKAGLKRKQPLPKQMAKVRRLSSSALLTQEEQTQLGSLKGDTDTNLNREFSTSGDLEVTPPVSPKNHNLEVVVHGQHVDCPQGLEQVLAESNQNGLSLGESSTAASFLQHLFDEGTSDSFCNTVKVEQLFDVSDISVPADVSDWSSLASLL; from the exons GCACGGCTGAAGGGCGGCTGAGCCAcgagcaggcagggaaggacagAGGGCAGGAGGGCATCGTGAGGGACTCGCCCGACATGGACGACAGCCTGCCCAACCTGACGTGGCTGCTGGACTTCTCCATCACCAGCGCCAGCATGGGCaactcctcctgctgccccagtgGCCCGGACCCCCACACCTGTCAGGGCATGCCCAGCTCTGCCGTGCCGTGCTCACCCCTGGGAACTGACCCAGCGTGCGTGGAAACACCCCACACTCCCTGCGTGCCcgtctcctcctccacctcgAAGATGGAGAACCACATTGTGTCCATGCACCCTCAGCTGATGGAGGGCATCGACTACAAGAACAACCCCTTCGTCAAGCCGCCCTACTCCTACGCCACCCTCATCTGCATGGCGATGGAAGCCAGCGAGGAGCCCCACATCACCCTCTCCGCCATCTACAAGTGGATTATGGACAACTTCTGCTACTTCCGTCAAGCTGATCCTGGGTGGCAG AGCTCCATCCGGCAAAACCTCTCCTCAAACAAGTGTTTCATCAAGGTGCCTCGGGAGAAAGGCAAGCCAGGGAGAGGTGGCTTTTGGAAGCTTGACCCGCAGTACGCTGACCGGCTCAAGAGCGGTGCCTTCAAAAAGCAGAGGATGCGCCCAGTGCAGATCCACCCAGCCTCCACCGAGAAAGCCCAGCAAGAAGCACAGCGTGGCGCCTCCCTGGCCACTTCGGGCTGTGCCTCTAAAAAAGTCTTCTCTGTCAGCATGGagtcacagcagctgctggaagagtTTGAAGAATTTATCAAGAACCAGAACCACAATCCA GTGGATGTCAAAGCAGGGCTCAAGCGCAAGCAGCCCTTGCCCAAGCAAATGGCCAAGGTGCGTCggctctccagctctgccttgcTGACCCAGGAGGAGCAGACCCAGCTGGGATCCCTGAAAGGGGACACTGACACCAACCTAAACAGGGAGTTCTCCACTTCTGGGGATCTGGAGGTCACACCTCCTGTCAGCCCCAAAAATCACAACCTGGAAGTGGTGGTACATGGGCAGCACGTTGACTGTccccaggggctggagcaggtcCTCGCTGAGTCCAACCAGAACGGCCTGAGCTTGGGTGAAAGCTCCACGGCTGcttccttcctgcagcatctcTTTGATGAAGGGACAAGCGATTCCTTTTGCAATACTGTCAAAGTGGAGCAGTTGTTTGACGTCAGCGATATATCTGTACCAGCAGATGTAAGCGACTGGAGCAGCCTTGCGTCCCTCTTGTAA